In one Arenibacter antarcticus genomic region, the following are encoded:
- a CDS encoding glucoamylase family protein, translating to MRLSIVTLTMVVALFLTSCNGQKKSNAKNQAIANNSIIENGTDAELLDKVQRQTFDYFWEGAEPISGLARERIHMDNIYPSHDKDIITIGGSGFGLMAILVGVERGFITQEQAAERYLRILDFLEKADRFHGVWPHWLKPDGTTTPFSKMDDGGDLVESAFLVQGLLTVKEFFDRRGTTEAEKSISSRIQKLWEEVEWDWYTKGGEKVMYWHWSPNYGWDMNFPVGGYNEALVMYVLAAASPTHPIDREVYDKGWALNGEIAKDTVYYGLETELNHYEHDKSPVGPLFWAHYSYLGLNPKGLTDQYGDYWKLNRNHALIHYEHAVANPNNYKGYGENLWGHSSSYSMEGYSAHRPDKDLGVITPTAALSSMPYTPEESIRFLRYMYQEQDSLIGKYGPYDAFSFEHNWSVPRYLAIDQGPIPVMIENYRSGMLWELFMSNKDVQKGLKKLGFTSSAAE from the coding sequence ATGAGATTATCTATAGTTACATTAACAATGGTCGTTGCACTTTTTTTAACAAGTTGTAACGGCCAAAAAAAGTCCAATGCAAAAAATCAGGCTATTGCTAACAACTCCATAATAGAAAACGGCACAGACGCTGAATTGCTGGACAAAGTTCAAAGGCAGACCTTCGATTATTTTTGGGAAGGGGCCGAACCTATTTCAGGCTTGGCAAGAGAACGGATACATATGGACAATATTTATCCCAGTCACGATAAGGATATAATTACCATTGGAGGGTCCGGATTTGGACTAATGGCTATTTTGGTTGGTGTGGAGCGTGGATTCATTACCCAAGAACAGGCGGCAGAACGTTACTTGCGGATACTGGATTTTCTGGAGAAAGCAGATCGTTTTCACGGCGTATGGCCACACTGGTTAAAACCCGATGGAACCACAACTCCCTTTAGTAAAATGGATGATGGTGGAGATCTTGTAGAGTCTGCTTTTTTAGTGCAGGGCCTACTTACCGTAAAGGAATTTTTTGATAGACGAGGTACTACCGAGGCAGAGAAATCCATTAGCAGTAGAATCCAAAAATTATGGGAGGAAGTAGAATGGGACTGGTATACCAAAGGAGGGGAAAAAGTGATGTATTGGCATTGGTCTCCTAATTATGGATGGGATATGAACTTCCCTGTTGGGGGTTATAATGAAGCTTTGGTGATGTATGTTCTTGCCGCAGCCTCTCCTACGCACCCAATAGATAGAGAAGTTTACGATAAGGGATGGGCGTTAAATGGTGAAATTGCTAAAGACACTGTCTATTATGGCCTTGAAACCGAATTAAACCATTACGAGCACGATAAATCACCAGTTGGTCCTTTGTTCTGGGCCCACTATTCCTATTTGGGATTAAATCCAAAAGGATTAACAGATCAATATGGTGATTATTGGAAGCTAAATCGGAATCATGCTCTTATCCATTACGAACATGCAGTAGCCAATCCTAATAATTATAAGGGATACGGGGAGAATTTATGGGGACATTCATCAAGCTACTCCATGGAAGGATATTCGGCCCACCGGCCAGATAAAGATTTAGGCGTAATTACACCTACAGCTGCTCTATCGTCTATGCCCTATACTCCAGAAGAGAGTATTCGATTTTTGCGCTATATGTATCAGGAACAAGATTCCCTGATCGGGAAATATGGACCTTATGATGCCTTTAGTTTTGAGCATAATTGGAGCGTTCCACGGTACTTGGCTATTGACCAAGGCCCTATTCCTGTAATGATCGAAAATTATAGATCCGGAATGTTATGGGAGCTGTTTATGAGCAATAAAGATGTTCAAAAAGGATTAAAAAAACTAGGGTTCACAAGTAGCGCTGCAGAATAA
- a CDS encoding glucoamylase family protein, which produces MRAIFIFFSLALFFSCSGDGSQGPTGESQLPDPPKEEPPIVEVISDEELMDLTQRETFKYFWDYAEVNSGCARERYHPDNPANDASTVTTGGTGFGLMALLVGIERNYIPREQAVARLQKMLDFLENADRFHGAWPHWLDGNTGKVKPFSTMDNGGDLVETAFLVQGLITIKEYFKEGSPAEKELATKADDLWKGVEWDWYTQNQNVLYWHWSPDHNFDINLQLKGYNETLIAYVLAAASPDYSISKEVYTNGWATNGDIKSDKTTYNYPLLVKHPGSETYGGPLFFSHYSFLGLNPIGLKDEFVDYGEVSINHASINYRYAVENPKQFIGYGPDCWGLSASYSRNSDGSLGYSAHSPANDVGVISPTAAISSIPYTPTESLKAMHYFYQHKDKLLGPAGFYDAFSPQYNFWVAEAYLAIDQGPQIIMIENYRTGLLWKLFMQNKEVKAGLTKLGFTYGN; this is translated from the coding sequence ATGAGAGCTATTTTTATATTCTTTTCGCTTGCCTTATTCTTTTCCTGCTCTGGGGATGGCTCCCAAGGGCCTACCGGGGAATCACAATTGCCCGATCCGCCCAAAGAGGAACCTCCAATAGTTGAGGTGATATCGGATGAGGAATTGATGGACCTTACCCAAAGGGAAACTTTTAAATATTTCTGGGATTATGCGGAGGTCAACTCGGGCTGTGCTAGGGAGCGCTATCATCCAGATAATCCGGCGAATGATGCCAGTACGGTAACCACTGGGGGAACCGGTTTTGGTCTTATGGCTCTTTTGGTAGGCATAGAGCGTAATTATATCCCTAGGGAACAGGCAGTTGCAAGGTTGCAAAAGATGCTGGATTTTCTAGAGAATGCGGACCGATTCCATGGAGCCTGGCCCCACTGGCTGGATGGAAACACCGGGAAAGTAAAGCCTTTTAGCACAATGGACAACGGTGGCGATTTGGTGGAAACCGCTTTTTTGGTCCAAGGCCTGATTACCATAAAAGAATATTTTAAGGAGGGTTCCCCAGCGGAAAAGGAACTGGCTACTAAGGCCGATGACTTGTGGAAAGGGGTGGAATGGGATTGGTACACTCAAAACCAAAATGTACTCTATTGGCATTGGAGCCCTGATCATAATTTTGACATCAACCTACAGCTTAAAGGCTATAACGAAACCTTAATTGCGTACGTTTTGGCAGCGGCCTCACCGGATTATTCTATTTCCAAGGAAGTATATACGAATGGCTGGGCAACTAATGGGGATATAAAATCGGATAAAACCACTTATAATTACCCATTGCTGGTGAAACATCCGGGCTCGGAGACCTATGGAGGACCTTTGTTTTTTTCGCACTACTCGTTTTTGGGATTAAACCCAATAGGGTTAAAAGATGAGTTTGTGGATTATGGGGAAGTAAGTATCAATCATGCCAGCATCAATTATCGGTATGCTGTAGAGAATCCCAAGCAATTTATAGGGTACGGTCCAGATTGTTGGGGTTTATCCGCTAGTTATTCAAGAAATTCAGATGGCAGTCTGGGGTATAGCGCCCATTCCCCCGCTAATGATGTGGGTGTAATTTCCCCCACGGCGGCCATAAGCTCTATACCCTACACCCCAACAGAATCGCTAAAGGCCATGCACTATTTTTATCAACATAAAGATAAACTGTTGGGACCGGCGGGATTTTACGACGCCTTTAGTCCGCAGTATAATTTTTGGGTGGCAGAAGCATATCTGGCAATAGACCAAGGACCACAGATCATCATGATTGAGAATTACAGAACGGGACTGCTGTGGAAACTGTTTATGCAGAACAAAGAGGTTAAAGCAGGTTTAACAAAATTAGGATTTACATATGGGAACTAA